The Brachyhypopomus gauderio isolate BG-103 chromosome 2, BGAUD_0.2, whole genome shotgun sequence genome contains a region encoding:
- the col1a1a gene encoding collagen, type I, alpha 1a isoform X1: protein MFSFVDIRLALLLSATVLLARGQGEDDRTGSSCTLDGQVYNDRDVWKPEPCQICVCDSGTVMCDEVICEDTSDCANPVIPPDECCPVCPDDEYQEPRVEGPKGERGAKGDRGLPGPPGNDGIPGQPGHPGPPGPPGPPGLGGNFAPQMSGGFDEKSGGMPIPGPMGPMGPRGPPGPPGTSGPQGFTGPPGEPGEAGAPGSMGPRGPAGPPGKNGEDGESGKPGRPGERGPSGPQGARGFPGTPGLPGIKGHRGFSGLDGAKGDAGPAGPKGEAGASGENGVPGAMGPRGLPGERGRAGPPGAAGARGNDGAAGAAGPPGPTGPAGPPGFPGGPGAKGEVGPQGARGGEGPQGSRGEPGNPGPAGAAGPAGNNGADGTPGLKGAPGAPGIAGAPGFPGPRGPPGAAGTPGAPGPKGNTGEAGANGPKGESGAKGEAGVPGVQGPPGPPGEEGKRGARGEPGAAGGRGPPGERGAPGARGFPGADGGAGPKGVPGERGGPGAVGPKGATGEPGRNGEPGMPGSKGMTGSPGSPGPDGKTGPSGPAGQDGRPGPPGPVGARGQPGVMGFPGPKGAAGEAGKPGERGVMGALGLTGAPGKDGDVGAPGAPGPAGPSGERGEQGPAGPPGFQGLPGPQGATGESGKPGEQGLPGEAGPTGPAGSRGDRGFPGERGAPGIAGPAGPRGSPGAAGNDGAKGESGAAGAPGAQGPPGLQGMPGERGAAGLPGLKGDRGDQGAKGAEGAHGKDGIRGMTGPIGPPGPAGAQGDKGEPGAAGPLGPTGARGPPGERGENGAPGPAGFAGPPGADGQPGAKGEPGDTGAKGDAGTPGPAGATGAPGPQGPVGSTGPKGARGAAGPPGATGFPGAAGRVGPPGPAGNSGPPGPPGPAGKEGAKGVRGETGPAGRPGEIGASGPPGPPGEKGNPGAEGSTGPSGIPGPQGIAGQRGIVGLPGQRGERGFPGLSGPSGEPGKQGPGGPSGERGPPGPMGPPGLGGPPGEPGREGTPGNEGSAGRDGAAGAKGDRGETGAAGAPGAPGPPGAPGPIGPAGKTGDRGESGPSGPAGAAGPAGPRGPAGPAGARGDKGETGEAGERGMKGHRGFTGMQGPPGPPGPSGEAGPAGSSGPAGPRGPAGSAGSAGKDGMSGLPGPIGPPGPRGRTGEIGPSGPPGPPGPPGPPGPSGGGFDIGFIAAPQEKAPDPFRHFRADDANVMRDRDLEVDTTLKSLSQQIESIRSPDGTKKNPARTCRDLKMCHPDWKSGEYWIDPDQGCNQDSIKVYCNMETGETCVYPTQADIPKKNWYTSKNIKEKKHVWFGEAMTDGFQFEYGGEGSKVEDVNIQLTFLRLMSTESSQNITYHCKNSIAYMDQATGNLKKALLLQGSNEIEIRAEGNSRFTYSVTEDGCTSHTGAWGKTVIDYKTTKTSRLPIIDIAPMDVGAPDQEFGIEVGPVCFL from the exons ATGTTCAGCTTTGTGGATATTCGGCTGGCGCTGTTGCTCAGCGCAACAGTGCTTTTGGCAAGGGGACAAGGCGAGGACGATC GCACGGGCAGCAGCTGCACGTTGGACGGCCAGGTCTACAATGACAGGGACGTGTGGAAACCTGAGCCATGCCAGATCTGCGTGTGCGACAGCGGCACGGTCATGTGTGACGAGGTTATCTGCGAGGACACGAGCGACTGCGCCAACCCCGTGATCCCACCCGACGAGTGCTGCCCCGTTTGCCCCGACGACG AATACCAAGAGCCCAGAGTTGAG GGACCCAAAGGTGAGCGTGGCGCAAAGGGAGACAGG ggTCTACCCGGTCCTCCCGGCAACGATGGAATTCCTGGACAGCCTGGACATCCTGGGCCCCCAGGCCCCCCTGGACCCCCTGGCCTTGGCGGA AACTTTGCTCCTCAGATGTCTGGAGGTTTCGATGAGAAGTCTGGTGGTATGCCCATCCCAGGCCCCATg GGACCCATGGGCCCCCGTGGTCCCCCTGGACCTCCAGGCACATCT GGACCCCAAGGATTCACTGGCCCTCCTGGTGAGCCTGGTGAGGCTGGTGCCCCT GGTTCCATGGGCCCCCGTGGTCCTGCTGGTCCTCCTGGAAAGAATGGAGAAGAT GGGGAGTCAGGTAAGCCTGGTCGCCCAGGTGAGCGTGGACCCTCTGGCCCTCAG GGCGCTCGTGGCTTCCCTGGAACCCCTGGACTTCCTGGCATCAAGGGACACAGA GGCTTCAGTGGTCTAGATGGAGCTAAGGGAGACGCCGGCCCTGCTGGACCTAAG GGAGAGGCTGGTGCATCTGGAGAGAATGGAGTTCCTGGCGCTATG gGTCCTCGTGGTCTGCCTGGCGAGAGAGGCCGTGCTGGTCCCCCAGGCGCCGCT GGTGCTCGTGGTAATGACGGTGCTGCCGGAGCTGCTGGTCCTCCT GGCCCAACTGGCCCCGCCGGTCCTCCTGGCTTCCCTGGTGGCCCTGGAGCTAAG GGAGAGGTTGGTCCTCAGGGAGCCCGTGGTGGTGAGGGACCTCAAGGATCTCGTGGTGAGCCTGGTAACCCTGGACCTGCTGGTGCTGCTGGACCCGCT GGTAACAATGGCGCTGATGGCACTCCTGGCCTTAAGGGCGCCCCT GGTGCTCCTGGTATTGCTGGTGCTCCAGGCTTCCCTGGACCCCGTGGTCCTCCTGGGGCTGCTGGTACTCCTGGTGCCCCTGGTCCTAAGGGTAACACT GGTGAGGCTGGTGCTAATGGACCTAAGGGAGAGTCTGGTGCCAAAGGAGAGGCT GGTGTACCTGGAGTTCAGGGACCCCCTGGCCCCCCTGGTGAAGAGGGCAAGAGAGGTGCGCGTGGAGAGCCCGGTGCTGCAGGTGGACGTGGACCCCCTGGCGAGCGT GGTGCTCCTGGTGCTCGTGGTTTCCCTGGTGCTGATGGAGGTGCAGGACCCAAG GGTGTCCCTGGTGAGCGCGGAGGCCCTGGAGCTGTTGGACCCAAGGGCGCCACTGGTGAGCCTGGCCGCAACGGTGAACCTGGCATGCCCGGGTCAAAG GGAATGACTGGTAGCCCTGGCAGTCCTGGCCCTGATGGAAAAACTGGACCCTCT GGTCCTGCTGGACAAGATGGCCGCCCTGGACCCCCAGGCCCTGTTGGTGCCAGAGGTCAGCCTGGTGTCATGGGATTCCCCGGACCCAAGGGTGCTGCT GGTGAGGCAGGCAAGCCTGGTGAGAGAGGTGTGATGGGAGCTCTTGGTCTTACT GGTGCTCCTGGAAAAGATGGTGATGTGGGTGCACCTGGTGCCCCTGGCCCTGCT GGACCTTCTGGTGAGAGAGGTGAGCAAGGACCTGCTGGACCTCCTGGATTCCAG GGACTGCCCGGACCTCAGGGTGCCACTGGTGAGTCCGGCAAGCCCGGCGAACAG GGTTTGCCTGGTGAGGCTGGACCTACTGGCCCAGCTGGATCCAGA GGTGACAGAGGTTTCCCTGGTGAGCGAGGTGCCCCTGGAATTGCTGGTCCCGCAGGACCCCGTGGTTCTCCTGGTGCAGCTGGTAATGATGGTGCCAAG GGTGAGTCTGGAGCCGCGGGTGCTCCCGGTGCCCAGGGCCCTCCTGGTCTTCAGGGCATGCCTGGTGAGCGTGGAGCTGCTGGCCTTCCAGGTCTCAAGGGTGACAGA GGTGACCAAGGTGCAAAGGGCGCTGAAGGTGCCCATGGTAAGGATGGCATCCGTGGTATGACTGGACCTATTGGACCTCCTGGACCAGCTGGTGCTCAGGGTGATAAG GGAGAGCCTGGTGCTGCTGGCCCTCTTGGACCTACTGGAGCCCGTGGACCCCCT GGTGAGCGTGGTGAGAATGGTGCCCCAGGACCCGCTGGATTTGCTGGACCACCT GGTGCTGATGGTCAGCCTGGTGCTAAGGGAGAGCCTGGAGATACCGGTGCTAAGGGTGATGCTGGTAcccctggacctgctggagctaCTGGAGCCCCTGGGCCTCAG GGCCCTGTTGGTTCTACTGGACCCAAGGGTGCTCGTGGTGCTGCTGGTCCACCT GGCGCTACTGGTTTCCCTGGTGCTGCAGGCAGAGTTGGACCTCCTGGCCCCGCT GGTAACTCCGGCCCCCCTGGACCTCCTGGACCTGCCGGAAAGGAAGGTGCAAAGGGTGTCCGTGGTGAGACTGGACCTGCTGGTCGCCCTGGTGAGATTGGTGCCTCTGGCCCTCCTGGTCCACCTGGTGAGAAGGGAAATCCTGGAGCTGAAGGTTCCACC GGACCCTCGGGTATCCCCGGACCTCAAGGTATTGCTGGACAGCGTGGTATCGTTGGTCTTCCTGGTCAGAGGGGTGAGCGTGGATTCCCTGGTCTCTCTGGACCATCT GGAGAGCCTGGCAAGCAGGGACCTGGTGGCCCCTCTGGCGAGCGTGGACCTCCTGGACCCATGGGACCTCCTGGACTGGGTGGACCTCCTGGCGAGCCTGGTCGTGAG GGAACTCCTGGTAACGAGGGTTCTGCTGGCCGTGATGGTGCTGCTGGTGCTAAG GGCGACCGTGGTGAGACTGGTGCTGCAGGTGCACCTGGTGCCCCTGGACCCCCTGGTGCTCCTGGTCCAATTGGCCCTGCTGGAAAGACTGGCGATcgtggagagagt GGTCCCTCTGGACCTGCTGGTGCCGCTGGACCTGCTGGACCCCGTGGGCCTGCT GGACCTGCTGGAGCCCGTGGAGACAAGGGTGAGACTGGAGAGGCTGGTGAGAGAGGCATGAAGGGACACAGAGGATTCACTGGAATGCAAGGACCCCCTGGACCTCCT GGACCTTCTGGTGAGGCCGGACCTGCTGGATCTTCTGGCCCCGCTGGACCTAGA GGACCTGCTGGATCTGCTGGATCTGCTGGTAAGGATGGCATGAGCGGACTTCCTGGACCCATTGGACCCCCTGGACCTCGTGGTCGCACTGGTGAAATTGGACCTTCT GGACCTCCTGGACCACCTGGACCTCCCGGACCCCCTGGACCCTCTGGAGGCGGATTTGACATTGGCTTCATTGCTGCACCCCAGGAGAAGGCCCCTGATCCTTTCCGTCACTTCCGCGCCGATGATGCCAATGTGATGCGCGACCGTGACCTGGAGGTTGACACCACACTCAAGTCCCTGAGCCAGCAGATCGAAAGCATCCGCAGCCCTGATGGCACCAAGAAGAACCCCGCACGCACCTGCCGTGACCTGAAGATGTGCCATCCTGACTGGAAGAGCG GTGAGTACTGGATTGACCCTGACCAGGGCTGCAACCAGGATTCCATCAAGGTCTACTGCAACATGGAGACTGGGGAGACCTGTGTCTACCCAACACAGGCTGATATTCCCAAGAAGAACTGGTACACAAGCAAGAACATCAAGGAGAAGAAGCATGTGTGGTTCGGTGAGGCCATGACCGATGGCTTCCAG TTCGAGTATGGAGGCGAGGGTTCCAAGGTCGAGGATGTCAACATCCAACTCACCTTCCTGCGTCTCATGTCCACCGAGTCCTCCCAGAACATCACATACCACTGCAAGAACAGCATTGCCTACATGGACCAGGCCACAGGCAACCTTAAGAAGGCTCTGCTGCTGCAGGGCTCCAATGAGATCGAGATCAGAGCAGAAGGCAACAGCCGCTTCACATACAGCGTCACTGAAGATGGCTGCACG TCGCACACTGGTGCATGGGGCAAGACAGTCATCGACTACAAAACAACGAAAACATCTCGGCTGCCGATTATTGACATCGCTCCTATGGATGTTGGTGCACCTGATCAGGAATTTGGCATTGAAGTTGGCCCTGTCTGCTTCTTGTAA
- the col1a1a gene encoding collagen, type I, alpha 1a isoform X2: MFSFVDIRLALLLSATVLLARGQGEDDQYQEPRVEGPKGERGAKGDRGLPGPPGNDGIPGQPGHPGPPGPPGPPGLGGNFAPQMSGGFDEKSGGMPIPGPMGPMGPRGPPGPPGTSGPQGFTGPPGEPGEAGAPGSMGPRGPAGPPGKNGEDGESGKPGRPGERGPSGPQGARGFPGTPGLPGIKGHRGFSGLDGAKGDAGPAGPKGEAGASGENGVPGAMGPRGLPGERGRAGPPGAAGARGNDGAAGAAGPPGPTGPAGPPGFPGGPGAKGEVGPQGARGGEGPQGSRGEPGNPGPAGAAGPAGNNGADGTPGLKGAPGAPGIAGAPGFPGPRGPPGAAGTPGAPGPKGNTGEAGANGPKGESGAKGEAGVPGVQGPPGPPGEEGKRGARGEPGAAGGRGPPGERGAPGARGFPGADGGAGPKGVPGERGGPGAVGPKGATGEPGRNGEPGMPGSKGMTGSPGSPGPDGKTGPSGPAGQDGRPGPPGPVGARGQPGVMGFPGPKGAAGEAGKPGERGVMGALGLTGAPGKDGDVGAPGAPGPAGPSGERGEQGPAGPPGFQGLPGPQGATGESGKPGEQGLPGEAGPTGPAGSRGDRGFPGERGAPGIAGPAGPRGSPGAAGNDGAKGESGAAGAPGAQGPPGLQGMPGERGAAGLPGLKGDRGDQGAKGAEGAHGKDGIRGMTGPIGPPGPAGAQGDKGEPGAAGPLGPTGARGPPGERGENGAPGPAGFAGPPGADGQPGAKGEPGDTGAKGDAGTPGPAGATGAPGPQGPVGSTGPKGARGAAGPPGATGFPGAAGRVGPPGPAGNSGPPGPPGPAGKEGAKGVRGETGPAGRPGEIGASGPPGPPGEKGNPGAEGSTGPSGIPGPQGIAGQRGIVGLPGQRGERGFPGLSGPSGEPGKQGPGGPSGERGPPGPMGPPGLGGPPGEPGREGTPGNEGSAGRDGAAGAKGDRGETGAAGAPGAPGPPGAPGPIGPAGKTGDRGESGPSGPAGAAGPAGPRGPAGPAGARGDKGETGEAGERGMKGHRGFTGMQGPPGPPGPSGEAGPAGSSGPAGPRGPAGSAGSAGKDGMSGLPGPIGPPGPRGRTGEIGPSGPPGPPGPPGPPGPSGGGFDIGFIAAPQEKAPDPFRHFRADDANVMRDRDLEVDTTLKSLSQQIESIRSPDGTKKNPARTCRDLKMCHPDWKSGEYWIDPDQGCNQDSIKVYCNMETGETCVYPTQADIPKKNWYTSKNIKEKKHVWFGEAMTDGFQFEYGGEGSKVEDVNIQLTFLRLMSTESSQNITYHCKNSIAYMDQATGNLKKALLLQGSNEIEIRAEGNSRFTYSVTEDGCTSHTGAWGKTVIDYKTTKTSRLPIIDIAPMDVGAPDQEFGIEVGPVCFL, from the exons ATGTTCAGCTTTGTGGATATTCGGCTGGCGCTGTTGCTCAGCGCAACAGTGCTTTTGGCAAGGGGACAAGGCGAGGACGATC AATACCAAGAGCCCAGAGTTGAG GGACCCAAAGGTGAGCGTGGCGCAAAGGGAGACAGG ggTCTACCCGGTCCTCCCGGCAACGATGGAATTCCTGGACAGCCTGGACATCCTGGGCCCCCAGGCCCCCCTGGACCCCCTGGCCTTGGCGGA AACTTTGCTCCTCAGATGTCTGGAGGTTTCGATGAGAAGTCTGGTGGTATGCCCATCCCAGGCCCCATg GGACCCATGGGCCCCCGTGGTCCCCCTGGACCTCCAGGCACATCT GGACCCCAAGGATTCACTGGCCCTCCTGGTGAGCCTGGTGAGGCTGGTGCCCCT GGTTCCATGGGCCCCCGTGGTCCTGCTGGTCCTCCTGGAAAGAATGGAGAAGAT GGGGAGTCAGGTAAGCCTGGTCGCCCAGGTGAGCGTGGACCCTCTGGCCCTCAG GGCGCTCGTGGCTTCCCTGGAACCCCTGGACTTCCTGGCATCAAGGGACACAGA GGCTTCAGTGGTCTAGATGGAGCTAAGGGAGACGCCGGCCCTGCTGGACCTAAG GGAGAGGCTGGTGCATCTGGAGAGAATGGAGTTCCTGGCGCTATG gGTCCTCGTGGTCTGCCTGGCGAGAGAGGCCGTGCTGGTCCCCCAGGCGCCGCT GGTGCTCGTGGTAATGACGGTGCTGCCGGAGCTGCTGGTCCTCCT GGCCCAACTGGCCCCGCCGGTCCTCCTGGCTTCCCTGGTGGCCCTGGAGCTAAG GGAGAGGTTGGTCCTCAGGGAGCCCGTGGTGGTGAGGGACCTCAAGGATCTCGTGGTGAGCCTGGTAACCCTGGACCTGCTGGTGCTGCTGGACCCGCT GGTAACAATGGCGCTGATGGCACTCCTGGCCTTAAGGGCGCCCCT GGTGCTCCTGGTATTGCTGGTGCTCCAGGCTTCCCTGGACCCCGTGGTCCTCCTGGGGCTGCTGGTACTCCTGGTGCCCCTGGTCCTAAGGGTAACACT GGTGAGGCTGGTGCTAATGGACCTAAGGGAGAGTCTGGTGCCAAAGGAGAGGCT GGTGTACCTGGAGTTCAGGGACCCCCTGGCCCCCCTGGTGAAGAGGGCAAGAGAGGTGCGCGTGGAGAGCCCGGTGCTGCAGGTGGACGTGGACCCCCTGGCGAGCGT GGTGCTCCTGGTGCTCGTGGTTTCCCTGGTGCTGATGGAGGTGCAGGACCCAAG GGTGTCCCTGGTGAGCGCGGAGGCCCTGGAGCTGTTGGACCCAAGGGCGCCACTGGTGAGCCTGGCCGCAACGGTGAACCTGGCATGCCCGGGTCAAAG GGAATGACTGGTAGCCCTGGCAGTCCTGGCCCTGATGGAAAAACTGGACCCTCT GGTCCTGCTGGACAAGATGGCCGCCCTGGACCCCCAGGCCCTGTTGGTGCCAGAGGTCAGCCTGGTGTCATGGGATTCCCCGGACCCAAGGGTGCTGCT GGTGAGGCAGGCAAGCCTGGTGAGAGAGGTGTGATGGGAGCTCTTGGTCTTACT GGTGCTCCTGGAAAAGATGGTGATGTGGGTGCACCTGGTGCCCCTGGCCCTGCT GGACCTTCTGGTGAGAGAGGTGAGCAAGGACCTGCTGGACCTCCTGGATTCCAG GGACTGCCCGGACCTCAGGGTGCCACTGGTGAGTCCGGCAAGCCCGGCGAACAG GGTTTGCCTGGTGAGGCTGGACCTACTGGCCCAGCTGGATCCAGA GGTGACAGAGGTTTCCCTGGTGAGCGAGGTGCCCCTGGAATTGCTGGTCCCGCAGGACCCCGTGGTTCTCCTGGTGCAGCTGGTAATGATGGTGCCAAG GGTGAGTCTGGAGCCGCGGGTGCTCCCGGTGCCCAGGGCCCTCCTGGTCTTCAGGGCATGCCTGGTGAGCGTGGAGCTGCTGGCCTTCCAGGTCTCAAGGGTGACAGA GGTGACCAAGGTGCAAAGGGCGCTGAAGGTGCCCATGGTAAGGATGGCATCCGTGGTATGACTGGACCTATTGGACCTCCTGGACCAGCTGGTGCTCAGGGTGATAAG GGAGAGCCTGGTGCTGCTGGCCCTCTTGGACCTACTGGAGCCCGTGGACCCCCT GGTGAGCGTGGTGAGAATGGTGCCCCAGGACCCGCTGGATTTGCTGGACCACCT GGTGCTGATGGTCAGCCTGGTGCTAAGGGAGAGCCTGGAGATACCGGTGCTAAGGGTGATGCTGGTAcccctggacctgctggagctaCTGGAGCCCCTGGGCCTCAG GGCCCTGTTGGTTCTACTGGACCCAAGGGTGCTCGTGGTGCTGCTGGTCCACCT GGCGCTACTGGTTTCCCTGGTGCTGCAGGCAGAGTTGGACCTCCTGGCCCCGCT GGTAACTCCGGCCCCCCTGGACCTCCTGGACCTGCCGGAAAGGAAGGTGCAAAGGGTGTCCGTGGTGAGACTGGACCTGCTGGTCGCCCTGGTGAGATTGGTGCCTCTGGCCCTCCTGGTCCACCTGGTGAGAAGGGAAATCCTGGAGCTGAAGGTTCCACC GGACCCTCGGGTATCCCCGGACCTCAAGGTATTGCTGGACAGCGTGGTATCGTTGGTCTTCCTGGTCAGAGGGGTGAGCGTGGATTCCCTGGTCTCTCTGGACCATCT GGAGAGCCTGGCAAGCAGGGACCTGGTGGCCCCTCTGGCGAGCGTGGACCTCCTGGACCCATGGGACCTCCTGGACTGGGTGGACCTCCTGGCGAGCCTGGTCGTGAG GGAACTCCTGGTAACGAGGGTTCTGCTGGCCGTGATGGTGCTGCTGGTGCTAAG GGCGACCGTGGTGAGACTGGTGCTGCAGGTGCACCTGGTGCCCCTGGACCCCCTGGTGCTCCTGGTCCAATTGGCCCTGCTGGAAAGACTGGCGATcgtggagagagt GGTCCCTCTGGACCTGCTGGTGCCGCTGGACCTGCTGGACCCCGTGGGCCTGCT GGACCTGCTGGAGCCCGTGGAGACAAGGGTGAGACTGGAGAGGCTGGTGAGAGAGGCATGAAGGGACACAGAGGATTCACTGGAATGCAAGGACCCCCTGGACCTCCT GGACCTTCTGGTGAGGCCGGACCTGCTGGATCTTCTGGCCCCGCTGGACCTAGA GGACCTGCTGGATCTGCTGGATCTGCTGGTAAGGATGGCATGAGCGGACTTCCTGGACCCATTGGACCCCCTGGACCTCGTGGTCGCACTGGTGAAATTGGACCTTCT GGACCTCCTGGACCACCTGGACCTCCCGGACCCCCTGGACCCTCTGGAGGCGGATTTGACATTGGCTTCATTGCTGCACCCCAGGAGAAGGCCCCTGATCCTTTCCGTCACTTCCGCGCCGATGATGCCAATGTGATGCGCGACCGTGACCTGGAGGTTGACACCACACTCAAGTCCCTGAGCCAGCAGATCGAAAGCATCCGCAGCCCTGATGGCACCAAGAAGAACCCCGCACGCACCTGCCGTGACCTGAAGATGTGCCATCCTGACTGGAAGAGCG GTGAGTACTGGATTGACCCTGACCAGGGCTGCAACCAGGATTCCATCAAGGTCTACTGCAACATGGAGACTGGGGAGACCTGTGTCTACCCAACACAGGCTGATATTCCCAAGAAGAACTGGTACACAAGCAAGAACATCAAGGAGAAGAAGCATGTGTGGTTCGGTGAGGCCATGACCGATGGCTTCCAG TTCGAGTATGGAGGCGAGGGTTCCAAGGTCGAGGATGTCAACATCCAACTCACCTTCCTGCGTCTCATGTCCACCGAGTCCTCCCAGAACATCACATACCACTGCAAGAACAGCATTGCCTACATGGACCAGGCCACAGGCAACCTTAAGAAGGCTCTGCTGCTGCAGGGCTCCAATGAGATCGAGATCAGAGCAGAAGGCAACAGCCGCTTCACATACAGCGTCACTGAAGATGGCTGCACG TCGCACACTGGTGCATGGGGCAAGACAGTCATCGACTACAAAACAACGAAAACATCTCGGCTGCCGATTATTGACATCGCTCCTATGGATGTTGGTGCACCTGATCAGGAATTTGGCATTGAAGTTGGCCCTGTCTGCTTCTTGTAA